The Saxibacter everestensis genome has a window encoding:
- a CDS encoding response regulator transcription factor, giving the protein MTMTTACRILLVDDDPEILLSLSTALGLEGYEVLTATNGREALAVTLQEDPDALIVDVTMPGTDGLTLCRQLRAAGDRVPILMLTARVSVNERVEGLDAGADDYLGKPFELDELLARLRALVRRAYPDSKSALGFADLTLEPASRSATRAGRYIEFSHTEFALLRVMVENAGQTLNRAQISAAIWDTDFGPSSNALEVYVSYLRRKLEEDGEPRLVHTVRGIGYRMAEQ; this is encoded by the coding sequence ATGACAATGACCACCGCGTGCCGCATTCTGCTGGTTGATGACGATCCAGAGATTCTGCTCTCCTTGAGCACCGCCCTCGGCCTGGAAGGGTATGAAGTCCTCACCGCCACGAACGGGCGGGAAGCCTTGGCAGTGACACTGCAGGAGGATCCAGACGCCCTGATCGTTGACGTGACGATGCCGGGGACCGATGGGTTGACTCTGTGCCGCCAGCTACGTGCCGCCGGCGACCGGGTGCCCATCCTGATGCTGACCGCGCGCGTCAGCGTCAACGAACGTGTCGAAGGGCTCGATGCAGGAGCCGATGACTACCTCGGCAAGCCTTTCGAACTCGATGAACTGTTGGCCCGGCTGCGTGCCTTGGTCCGCCGCGCCTATCCCGACTCGAAAAGTGCGCTCGGATTTGCGGATCTGACCCTGGAGCCAGCGAGCAGGAGCGCCACCCGCGCCGGCAGGTATATCGAGTTCAGCCATACCGAGTTCGCGCTGCTGCGGGTCATGGTTGAAAACGCCGGGCAAACCCTCAACCGGGCGCAAATCTCAGCAGCCATCTGGGACACAGATTTTGGGCCGTCATCCAATGCCTTGGAAGTGTATGTGTCCTACCTCCGACGAAAGCTTGAAGAGGACGGAGAGCCCCGCCTGGTGCACACTGTCCGTGGCATCGGCTACCGCATGGCTGAGCAGTGA
- a CDS encoding UDP-N-acetylglucosamine--N-acetylmuramyl-(pentapeptide) pyrophosphoryl-undecaprenol N-acetylglucosamine transferase has protein sequence MTTFTAAQAVSRSGALDPAGLRIVIGAGGTGGHIYPGLAIADAILKRVPEAKISFTGTSRGLEGTLVPKFGYELATSSMIPFAASMGWRRFALPVYLLRAGIDCARRFRRDGVDLVIGMGGYPSSPAIVGAWLAGIPRLIHESNARSGKANQVAALLSDHIGIAFDHAQGQLPSLGKDVRRVGVPLMPAVVAMNRAGLRSEAVDSLGVSPDQRLVVVNGGSQGARSLTKAALELAALWRDRTDVMLLIKTGPADYQAAVQRIEELKASHGTRVVAYMDRMDLVYAAADVMVGRSGAATVAELAHIGLPAVLIPHPWAAGDHQRHNAEVLVECGGAVMMTDQELTGARLADELEVLLADPDRLERMSESMRSAEHSQAADSMAQWAIDLAQEYQASNTSRAAARH, from the coding sequence ATGACTACTTTCACCGCCGCACAGGCTGTTTCTCGTTCCGGAGCATTGGACCCGGCCGGACTTCGGATCGTGATCGGCGCGGGCGGCACGGGCGGCCACATCTACCCGGGCCTGGCTATTGCCGACGCCATCCTGAAGCGCGTCCCGGAGGCCAAGATCAGCTTCACCGGCACCAGCCGCGGCTTGGAAGGGACACTGGTTCCCAAATTTGGCTACGAACTGGCAACCAGCAGCATGATTCCGTTTGCCGCCTCGATGGGGTGGCGCCGATTCGCCCTTCCGGTCTATCTGCTGCGGGCGGGAATTGACTGTGCCCGTCGCTTCCGCAGGGACGGGGTGGATCTCGTGATTGGCATGGGCGGCTACCCCAGTTCCCCGGCCATTGTCGGTGCCTGGCTGGCCGGAATTCCACGGTTGATCCATGAATCCAACGCGCGTTCGGGAAAGGCAAACCAGGTGGCCGCCCTCCTGAGCGACCACATCGGGATCGCCTTTGACCACGCCCAAGGCCAGCTACCCTCCCTGGGAAAAGATGTCCGCCGGGTAGGTGTGCCGCTGATGCCGGCAGTGGTAGCGATGAACCGTGCCGGGCTGCGGTCCGAAGCCGTGGACTCCCTGGGCGTATCACCGGACCAGCGGCTCGTAGTCGTCAACGGCGGCAGTCAGGGCGCCCGCAGTCTCACAAAGGCGGCGCTCGAGCTGGCCGCACTGTGGCGGGACCGGACAGACGTCATGTTGCTGATCAAAACGGGACCAGCGGATTACCAGGCCGCTGTGCAGCGCATCGAAGAACTCAAGGCATCCCACGGCACGCGGGTTGTGGCGTACATGGACCGGATGGATCTGGTCTACGCCGCCGCTGACGTGATGGTCGGGCGCTCCGGCGCAGCGACGGTGGCCGAACTGGCACACATTGGCCTGCCGGCCGTGCTCATTCCTCACCCATGGGCCGCAGGGGACCACCAGCGGCACAACGCCGAAGTCCTTGTCGAGTGCGGCGGCGCCGTCATGATGACGGACCAGGAGCTCACCGGGGCCAGACTGGCCGACGAATTGGAGGTCCTGCTGGCCGACCCAGATCGGCTGGAGCGCATGTCCGAATCAATGCGGTCCGCCGAACACTCCCAGGCAGCTGACTCGATGGCGCAGTGGGCGATCGATCTGGCACAGGAATACCAGGCTTCTAACACTTCCCGCGCAGCCGCCCGCCACTAG
- a CDS encoding GDP-mannose 4,6-dehydratase — MNERNHWAGRLVLVTGAEGFIGSTLVDELVRAGCRIRAFTHYKPYAEKGFLAGYADHPDVELLTGDVRDPVSVYSAVEGVDTVFHLAALIGIPYSYAAPDSYVQTNVVGTHHVLAACRRFGARLVHTSTSEVYGTALTAPISESHPLQPQSPYSASKISADMLALSYWHSFDQPVAICRPFNTYGPRQSARAVIPAILQQLHGGAKEIRLGSLTPTRDFTFATDTARGFMAIGASDQALGRAINLGTGSEISIGNLVELLIDISGQDAQIVSDPQRMRPAGSEVQRLLSDNALAKELAGWEPTVSLRTGLEATSRWIHARGDGNIAYAV; from the coding sequence ATGAACGAACGCAATCATTGGGCCGGCCGGCTCGTACTAGTCACCGGAGCCGAAGGATTCATCGGCTCCACACTCGTCGATGAATTGGTGCGTGCCGGCTGCCGGATTCGGGCCTTCACCCATTACAAACCGTATGCGGAGAAGGGATTCCTCGCTGGCTATGCTGACCACCCCGACGTGGAGCTGCTCACCGGCGATGTGCGTGATCCGGTAAGCGTCTACTCAGCTGTGGAGGGTGTAGATACTGTGTTCCATCTGGCGGCTCTGATTGGCATCCCCTACAGCTATGCTGCCCCTGACTCCTACGTCCAAACGAACGTCGTCGGCACCCACCACGTCCTCGCCGCCTGCCGTCGCTTCGGTGCACGCTTGGTTCACACCTCGACCTCCGAGGTCTACGGGACCGCCCTGACCGCGCCGATCAGTGAATCGCATCCACTCCAGCCGCAATCGCCGTACTCGGCCAGCAAAATATCAGCCGATATGCTCGCCTTGTCGTATTGGCACAGCTTTGACCAGCCGGTTGCCATCTGCCGGCCCTTCAACACCTACGGTCCCCGGCAGTCCGCGCGGGCCGTCATCCCCGCCATCCTCCAACAACTGCACGGCGGCGCCAAGGAAATCAGACTTGGTTCGCTCACTCCCACCCGTGACTTCACCTTTGCCACCGACACCGCCCGCGGATTCATGGCGATCGGCGCATCGGACCAAGCCCTCGGGCGTGCGATAAATCTGGGCACAGGATCCGAAATCAGCATCGGAAACCTTGTCGAGCTGCTGATCGACATCTCCGGCCAGGACGCGCAAATCGTCAGCGATCCGCAGCGGATGCGCCCTGCCGGCAGCGAAGTGCAACGACTTCTCTCAGACAACGCCCTGGCGAAGGAGCTCGCAGGATGGGAACCGACAGTCAGCCTGCGGACCGGCCTCGAAGCTACTTCACGCTGGATCCATGCCCGTGGCGATGGAAACATCGCATATGCCGTGTAG
- a CDS encoding glyceraldehyde-3-phosphate dehydrogenase: MDREALAEAMIPLIGRLYRENGVVTSVHGRSLINQSVVGILKAHRFARQIDEVELPLEDTLPLLEALKDLNPGPASIDIARMNARYKEFGQGREITDFLREELSDIAGLHGSDDRTSRDVVLYGFGRIGRLLARILIEHSGGGHGLRLRAIVVRKGSDQDLIKRASLLRRDSVHGPFEGTITVDEANNTILANGTLIQVIYSADPASVDYTGYGIDNAIVVDNTGRWRDEQGLSQHLKCPGVSRVLLTAPGKGDLKNIVHGINHDTISDDDTIVTAASCTTNAIVPVLKAINDKYQVVHGHVETVHSFTNDQNLIDNFHSGDRRGRSAALNMVLTETGAAKAVAKALPVLAGKLTGNAIRVPTPDVSMAILNLTLENGTSKDELNTYLREMSLHSELHKQIDFIDSPEVVSTDFVGSRRAGIVDGLATICSGNNSVVYVWYDNEFGYSCQVIRVLEEMAGAHPPAFPRV; the protein is encoded by the coding sequence ATCGACCGGGAGGCTCTCGCTGAGGCGATGATCCCCCTGATCGGCCGCCTATACCGGGAGAACGGCGTTGTCACCTCCGTTCATGGTCGCAGCCTGATCAACCAGTCGGTGGTAGGAATTCTCAAGGCACACCGTTTCGCCCGGCAGATCGACGAGGTCGAATTGCCCCTGGAGGATACGCTCCCCCTGCTTGAGGCGCTGAAGGACCTGAACCCCGGCCCGGCATCGATCGACATCGCACGGATGAACGCCCGTTACAAGGAATTTGGCCAGGGCAGGGAAATCACGGACTTCCTCCGCGAGGAACTCTCCGACATCGCGGGGCTGCACGGCAGTGATGACCGTACCAGCCGGGATGTCGTGCTCTACGGCTTCGGACGGATCGGCAGGCTGTTGGCTCGGATCCTGATCGAGCACTCGGGCGGCGGGCATGGTCTTCGACTGCGCGCCATCGTGGTTCGTAAGGGCTCCGATCAGGACTTGATCAAGCGGGCGAGCCTGCTGCGCCGGGATTCGGTTCACGGCCCCTTCGAAGGCACGATTACCGTTGACGAGGCGAACAACACAATTCTCGCCAACGGCACTCTGATCCAGGTCATCTACTCCGCCGATCCGGCCTCGGTCGACTACACGGGCTATGGAATCGACAACGCCATCGTCGTCGACAACACCGGCCGTTGGCGCGATGAACAGGGGCTGTCACAGCACCTGAAGTGTCCCGGTGTCTCTCGGGTGCTGCTCACGGCGCCGGGCAAGGGCGACCTGAAGAACATCGTCCACGGCATCAACCACGACACCATCTCGGACGACGACACGATCGTGACCGCAGCGTCGTGCACCACGAACGCCATCGTCCCAGTGCTCAAGGCGATCAACGACAAGTACCAGGTGGTGCACGGGCATGTGGAGACGGTTCATTCGTTCACCAATGACCAGAATCTGATCGACAACTTCCATTCCGGCGATCGCCGTGGGCGGTCGGCCGCGCTGAACATGGTGCTCACCGAAACCGGAGCAGCCAAGGCTGTTGCCAAGGCGCTGCCCGTCCTTGCCGGCAAGCTGACCGGAAACGCTATCCGAGTCCCGACTCCGGACGTTTCGATGGCGATTCTGAATCTCACGCTTGAGAATGGCACCTCCAAGGACGAGCTGAACACGTACCTGCGGGAAATGTCGCTGCACTCCGAGCTGCACAAGCAGATCGATTTCATCGATTCTCCCGAGGTGGTCTCCACCGACTTCGTCGGCTCCCGTCGCGCCGGCATCGTCGATGGTCTTGCCACCATCTGCAGCGGCAACAACTCGGTCGTCTACGTCTGGTACGACAACGAGTTCGGCTACAGCTGCCAGGTGATCCGGGTGCTCGAAGAAATGGCGGGAGCGCACCCACCGGCGTTCCCCCGCGTGTAG
- a CDS encoding MFS transporter produces MSAPDPRRHHFVDLTPLRRSPAFARLWLGSTIAGIGSQMTVVAVGLQVYQLTHSTFAVSMVGTTALVPMVLAGLYGGMLADAFDRRLVALVSACVAWAATFGIAAAAWLQIDTVWPLYLLTALNAVAATIIGTSRQAILPRLLPTDLLPAAAALNGIAIGAMVTVGPALAGVLVAGIGFGWTYTVDVLLFSAAFLGIITLPPVRPEGEVQRPGLASIRYGLGFLKRAPNVRMSFVVDIIAMTFGRPHALFPAVGALLIGGGAVTVGILTAAGAVGTLLSSLLSGRLGHVRRQGVAIGWAIAVYGLFILGFGAVLAYTTFFEPGNVTESFDGAHTTALVIASIMLAGTGAADNVSAIFRTTLLQSAVPDNMRGRLQGIFTVVVTGGPRVGDFYVGVTAALFAVWLPPVLGGILIIALIALLVRFQRTFRHYDAENPVP; encoded by the coding sequence ATTTCCGCACCCGACCCGCGTCGTCACCACTTCGTCGACCTCACCCCGCTGCGCCGGAGTCCGGCCTTCGCGCGGCTGTGGCTCGGGAGCACGATCGCGGGCATCGGCAGCCAGATGACTGTCGTCGCGGTCGGCCTGCAGGTCTACCAGCTGACCCATTCGACGTTCGCTGTTTCCATGGTCGGCACGACCGCGTTGGTGCCGATGGTCCTTGCCGGTTTGTACGGCGGGATGCTCGCCGACGCTTTCGACCGTCGATTGGTGGCGCTGGTCTCAGCCTGCGTTGCCTGGGCAGCCACCTTCGGGATAGCGGCGGCGGCCTGGCTGCAGATTGACACAGTCTGGCCGCTGTACCTGCTGACGGCGTTGAATGCCGTTGCGGCAACCATAATCGGCACATCTCGGCAGGCAATCCTGCCGCGACTTCTGCCAACTGACCTGCTACCGGCCGCGGCCGCGCTGAACGGCATCGCTATCGGTGCGATGGTGACGGTAGGGCCTGCGCTGGCCGGCGTGCTGGTCGCCGGCATCGGTTTCGGCTGGACCTATACCGTGGACGTTCTGCTGTTCAGCGCAGCGTTCCTCGGCATCATCACGCTGCCGCCCGTCCGGCCGGAAGGTGAGGTGCAGCGACCGGGACTTGCATCGATCCGCTACGGACTCGGCTTTCTGAAGCGCGCGCCCAACGTCCGGATGTCGTTCGTGGTCGACATCATTGCCATGACGTTCGGCCGCCCGCACGCGCTCTTTCCCGCCGTCGGCGCCCTGCTGATCGGCGGTGGTGCGGTGACGGTTGGCATCCTGACCGCGGCCGGAGCCGTCGGCACGCTGCTGAGCAGTCTGCTATCCGGGCGGCTCGGCCATGTCCGGCGCCAGGGGGTAGCGATCGGCTGGGCGATTGCGGTTTACGGCCTTTTCATTCTCGGCTTCGGCGCGGTGCTCGCGTACACCACGTTCTTTGAGCCCGGCAATGTCACCGAGTCGTTCGACGGAGCGCACACAACGGCGCTTGTGATCGCATCGATCATGTTGGCGGGAACGGGAGCCGCCGACAACGTGAGCGCGATATTCCGGACAACTCTGCTGCAATCCGCGGTCCCCGACAACATGCGTGGGCGGCTGCAGGGAATATTCACCGTTGTTGTCACCGGTGGCCCCAGAGTCGGCGACTTCTATGTTGGCGTCACCGCGGCGCTGTTCGCGGTTTGGCTTCCTCCGGTACTTGGCGGAATCCTGATCATCGCGCTCATCGCGCTGCTGGTCCGGTTCCAGCGCACCTTCCGCCACTATGACGCCGAAAACCCAGTGCCGTAG
- a CDS encoding ArsR/SmtB family transcription factor: MQSATLSHTAALVRFGHALSDETRAQILLALRVAPARPSDLADALGVSRQVMSNQLACLRGCGLVSAVPDGRRTWYRLAEPEIAAGLNDLLSLVLTVDPDCCAESGCACNE, encoded by the coding sequence ATGCAATCCGCCACTCTTTCGCACACTGCCGCCCTGGTGCGGTTCGGGCACGCTCTGTCAGATGAGACCCGGGCGCAAATCCTGCTTGCCTTGCGCGTTGCGCCAGCGCGTCCGTCCGATCTCGCCGACGCGCTCGGCGTCTCACGCCAGGTGATGTCGAATCAGCTGGCCTGCCTTCGGGGCTGCGGTCTGGTGTCTGCTGTTCCGGACGGGCGGCGCACCTGGTACCGGCTTGCCGAGCCCGAGATCGCAGCGGGTTTGAATGATCTGTTGTCGCTGGTGCTGACAGTGGATCCGGACTGCTGCGCCGAGAGCGGATGCGCCTGCAATGAGTAA
- a CDS encoding cation transporter: MSNRREGVAAVASERRVVLERRVRWVVGATIGYNIVEAVVALIAGQAASSAALIAFGLDSLVEVLSAAAVAWQFASPDPGSRERIAMRLIAVSFFGLALFVTLDAVRTLFGDTEPEHSVVGIVLAAVSLAIMPTLSWVERRTGRELGSASAVADSKQTLLCAYLSGVLLAGLLVNSLFGWAWADPVAALIIAAFALKEGVDAWRGDACCAPASR, translated from the coding sequence ATGAGTAACCGCAGGGAAGGAGTAGCTGCCGTCGCTAGCGAGCGCCGCGTCGTCCTGGAGCGCCGGGTGCGGTGGGTAGTCGGCGCAACGATTGGCTACAACATCGTTGAGGCGGTTGTCGCACTCATCGCCGGCCAGGCAGCGTCCTCGGCGGCCCTGATCGCCTTCGGGCTGGATTCGCTCGTGGAAGTGCTGTCTGCCGCAGCCGTGGCGTGGCAGTTTGCCAGCCCGGATCCAGGTTCCCGGGAGCGGATCGCGATGCGGCTGATTGCCGTCTCGTTCTTCGGGCTGGCACTTTTCGTCACCCTCGATGCGGTACGGACGCTCTTCGGCGACACAGAACCCGAACACTCGGTTGTCGGCATCGTGCTCGCCGCCGTGAGCCTGGCGATTATGCCAACGCTGAGCTGGGTCGAACGACGCACCGGCAGGGAACTCGGCTCCGCGTCGGCGGTAGCTGATTCGAAGCAGACGCTGCTCTGCGCTTATCTGTCCGGCGTCTTGCTCGCCGGGCTGTTGGTCAACAGCCTATTCGGCTGGGCCTGGGCCGACCCAGTTGCGGCGCTGATAATCGCCGCGTTCGCACTGAAGGAAGGCGTGGACGCGTGGCGGGGCGACGCCTGCTGCGCACCGGCATCGAGGTAA
- a CDS encoding cation diffusion facilitator family transporter: MNDAPHGLNRPGHTHDDDDVHGHPHAHHHSDPHEHAGHVHSHPAGWKGFLYGLFVPHSHDASDSIDDALEASSQGIRAVKISLIGLGVTALVQAVIVLISGSVALLADTVHNFSDALTAVPLWIAFVLGRRAANRRYTYGFGRAEDLAGLFIVAMIALSAVVAAVESVRRLVDPQPVENLGWVLAAGLIGFGGNELVAVYRIRIGRNIGSAALVADGVHARTDGFTSLVVVFGVIGVWLGFPIADPVVGLLISAAIVVLLWGTARDVGRRLLDAVDPELVDRAERLVRATSGVQDVGELRLRWIGHRLSVQSSVVTEAGMTVADFGPIRHDVDMALRRGLPGVGNVSITPISTV, translated from the coding sequence GTGAATGATGCGCCGCACGGGCTGAATCGGCCGGGGCATACCCACGATGACGATGACGTCCACGGCCATCCACATGCCCATCATCACAGCGATCCCCACGAGCACGCCGGGCACGTACACTCGCATCCGGCGGGCTGGAAGGGATTCCTGTACGGCCTGTTTGTGCCGCACAGTCATGATGCGTCGGATTCGATCGATGATGCGTTGGAGGCCAGCAGCCAGGGCATTCGCGCGGTAAAGATCAGCCTGATTGGACTGGGGGTCACAGCGCTAGTTCAGGCCGTCATCGTCTTGATCAGCGGGTCGGTGGCGTTGCTGGCGGACACTGTACATAATTTCTCGGACGCCCTCACCGCTGTACCGCTATGGATCGCATTCGTCCTTGGACGACGCGCCGCAAACCGCCGTTACACCTACGGGTTCGGCCGCGCGGAAGACCTCGCGGGCCTGTTCATCGTCGCGATGATCGCACTATCGGCAGTCGTCGCCGCCGTCGAATCCGTCCGGCGGCTGGTCGATCCGCAGCCGGTTGAGAACCTGGGCTGGGTGCTTGCCGCCGGCCTGATTGGTTTCGGCGGAAATGAACTCGTCGCCGTGTACCGGATCAGAATCGGACGCAATATCGGATCAGCGGCATTGGTCGCCGACGGCGTTCATGCCCGAACCGACGGATTTACCTCACTGGTGGTGGTGTTCGGCGTGATTGGCGTGTGGCTCGGATTCCCCATCGCCGATCCTGTGGTTGGCCTGCTCATCTCCGCCGCGATCGTCGTTCTGTTGTGGGGCACGGCTCGGGACGTCGGCCGCCGTCTGCTGGACGCGGTCGATCCCGAGCTGGTCGACCGCGCCGAGAGACTGGTGCGCGCCACTTCGGGCGTGCAGGATGTCGGCGAGCTGCGCCTCCGCTGGATAGGCCATCGGCTAAGCGTTCAGTCGTCCGTTGTCACAGAGGCAGGAATGACCGTGGCCGACTTCGGCCCGATCCGCCACGACGTGGACATGGCATTACGCCGCGGCCTTCCCGGCGTCGGGAACGTCAGTATCACGCCGATCTCGACGGTGTAA
- a CDS encoding ArsR/SmtB family transcription factor, whose translation MNADSEICGRRPDSQYVELAVEVFAMLADATRVRIILALRDEELSVNHLADALGKPAPAVSQHLAKLRLARIVSTRQDGTRVFYRLANEHARQLVTDAIFQAEHSLGGVPRHHHSELNKP comes from the coding sequence ATGAATGCAGATAGTGAGATATGTGGGCGGCGGCCGGACAGCCAGTACGTCGAACTTGCCGTCGAGGTGTTTGCGATGTTGGCGGACGCCACCCGGGTGCGAATTATCCTGGCGTTACGGGATGAAGAACTATCGGTGAATCATCTGGCCGATGCCCTGGGCAAGCCGGCACCAGCGGTGTCTCAGCACCTGGCAAAGCTCAGGTTGGCTCGCATTGTGTCGACCCGGCAGGACGGTACCCGGGTGTTCTACCGGCTGGCCAATGAACACGCACGGCAGCTGGTTACCGACGCGATCTTCCAGGCCGAGCACAGTCTGGGCGGGGTTCCGCGCCATCACCACTCAGAGCTGAACAAGCCGTGA
- a CDS encoding DUF305 domain-containing protein, with protein sequence MKTKRMSLIASTLAIAALALAGCAGTDSGSTGHHDSGSSSQESSADHNDADVTFAQMMIPHHSQAVEMSDMVLAKDGLRPEVRDLAERIKAAQGPEITTMAGWLEEWGAAATPEGKHGMEHGGPGMDGMMSEDGMKALDAADAESASRLFLEQMIKHHEGAVDMAKTERQSGSNPEALKLADKVISSQEEEIAEIRKLLGQN encoded by the coding sequence ATGAAGACCAAACGCATGTCCCTTATCGCTAGTACTCTTGCCATCGCCGCACTCGCCCTGGCGGGTTGCGCCGGAACCGACTCCGGATCGACGGGACACCATGACTCCGGCTCTAGCAGCCAGGAGTCGTCCGCCGATCATAACGATGCGGACGTTACATTCGCGCAGATGATGATTCCGCACCACAGCCAGGCCGTGGAAATGAGCGACATGGTCCTCGCCAAGGACGGCCTACGTCCGGAAGTTCGCGACCTGGCTGAGCGGATCAAGGCGGCTCAGGGCCCGGAAATCACCACGATGGCCGGATGGCTCGAGGAGTGGGGTGCGGCGGCGACCCCCGAAGGCAAGCACGGCATGGAGCACGGCGGCCCTGGCATGGACGGGATGATGTCTGAGGACGGTATGAAGGCTTTGGATGCCGCCGACGCTGAGTCAGCGTCGAGGCTCTTCCTCGAGCAGATGATCAAGCACCACGAGGGAGCGGTCGACATGGCCAAGACCGAGCGACAGTCGGGCTCCAACCCCGAGGCACTCAAACTCGCCGACAAGGTGATCTCCAGCCAGGAGGAGGAGATCGCCGAGATACGCAAACTCCTCGGCCAGAACTAA
- a CDS encoding DUF6153 family protein encodes MQAAFSGRQRPRDVLAPVAWLFGIAALIVGVLAMHVWVGGHGHQAVATPGIPAAAPDSGSAGHHAAGSAAASGSGAESTSHCAGTGCGGHDVTVAAACILALVLLTLISVRKLPSAWLLPRHLRSLFRAPLPPTSRRRPPRSLAELSILRC; translated from the coding sequence ATGCAAGCCGCTTTCTCCGGTAGGCAGCGCCCGCGCGACGTGCTGGCTCCGGTCGCCTGGCTCTTTGGTATCGCCGCCCTGATCGTCGGCGTTCTGGCCATGCATGTCTGGGTCGGCGGGCACGGCCACCAGGCGGTAGCGACGCCGGGGATCCCGGCCGCGGCGCCGGATAGTGGATCCGCCGGCCACCACGCTGCCGGCTCGGCCGCGGCATCCGGCAGCGGAGCGGAATCCACGAGTCATTGCGCGGGAACTGGCTGCGGCGGCCACGACGTGACCGTCGCAGCTGCCTGCATTCTCGCGCTTGTCCTGCTCACCCTGATCTCAGTACGAAAACTCCCATCCGCGTGGTTGCTGCCGCGGCATTTGCGCAGCCTCTTCCGGGCGCCACTCCCGCCGACATCGCGGCGCCGGCCGCCGAGATCGCTCGCGGAGCTGTCCATCTTGCGCTGTTAA